The genomic region GCGCCGCGCCGACGCCGAGCTCGACGGCAAGACGCACGCGGTGGTTTCTTTCGTTGAGAATGGCGATGAGTTTCGCGTCTACCTCGACCCGCAAAGCCACTTGCCGACCCAAGTCGAAATACTCGAAAGCGACCCCCTCGAAGGCGATAGCAACTATACCTTGCGCTACGGCGATTGGCGCAAGGTGGGCGCCCTGACCTTGCCCCACAACCTGCGCTACGAGCTCAACGGCAAGGCGCTGCTAGAGGAACAGATCAAATCGTTCCAAAACAACGTCAGCTTCGTCGCCGACCCGTTTGCCATTCCCGACGCCGTGCGGCAGCAAAAGACCGACACCGCGCCGATTGCTTCCCAATGGATCCTGCGCCGCGTCGCCGGCAACGTAAGTTATCTGGATTTTGGCCGCCCGCCGACGGTGGAGTGGCAGCGCTTGGCCGACGGCGTGCACAAGATCACCGGCACCGGGCACGCGACGATTCTCGTCGAGATGAACTATCACCTGGTCGCCATTGAAGGGCCGCTCTACGATATGCGCACCAAACCGGTGGTACAGTCGATCAAAGAAAAGTTTCCCAACAAGCCGATCCGCTACGCCATCCCGACACACCATCATCTAGATCACGCCGGCGGCATCCGCGCCTTCATGGCCGAAGGCGCGACCATCGTCGTGCCGCTCAATGCGCAGAATTTCTACACCAAAGTCGCCCGCGCAGCGCACAGCCGCAAACCCGACAGCCTAGAGCGCACGAGGACCGGGGTCGTTATTGAATCGTTTGGCGGTGGGCCGAGAATACTCACCGACGGCGCCCGGCGGGTTGAGATACATCCGCTGCCGACGTCCCATGCCGACGACCTTGTGGTGGTTTATCTGCCCGGCGAAAAGATCTTGATCGAAGCCGACCACATCAGCCCGCGCAACGGCCAAGTGCGCACCGCGCCGCTGGTCAAAGAATTCGTCGATAAACTCGACAAGCTAGGCCTCGACGTGGCGACGATCGTCGGCATCCACGGCGACCAGGCGAGCCTGCAAGCCGCCAGAGCCGCGGCGAAAATCGATAAATAGGAATCGCGAGCGGTGAGGCGTCCCCTTACCCCTCACGCCTTACCCCTTACGAGGAGACCATGCGCTTCGGCATTCAACTCTATCCACCGAAAACCGCGCCCGAGATGGCCGCCTGCGCCAAGAAGGCAATGGCGCAGCACAGCTTCGACAAAGTCTGGGTGCCCGATCATCTAACCTATGAGAATGTTTTCGTCATACTCGCAGCGATTGTCTCGAACACCTTGGCCCACGTCGGCAGCTCGGTGGTTAACCCTTTTATTCGCCAGCCAGTCGACCTGGCATCGAGCTTCGCCGCTCTCGCCCATCTCGCCGGCGCCCAAGGAGTGACCGTCGGCATCGGTGCCGGCTCGTCATCGTCGGACATGATCTACAAAAAAAATCGCGTCGGCATGACGTGGGAAATGGTCCTGTTCCTGCGCGCAATGTTCGCCGGCCAGCGCGCGAGACTCGGCGACTACCCGGCGCTCGTCGACTTCTTCCGCCTCGATCCGAAAGCCGAAGCCTTCCTGCGCCTCCCACCGGCGCGAGCACCTGAGATTTTCATCGCCGCGGCGGGACCGAAGATGTTGAAGATGGCCATCGACATCGGCGATGGCCTGATTGTCAGCAATCTCTCGTTCCCCACCGCGCTCGTGCAGCGCGGCGCACTCGATGTCGCCATGCAGCAGATCGCCGCTGCTCAGGAGGCCCGTTCGCACAAGTTCACCAAAGTGTTACATCTGCACGTCTCGGTGTCGCGCAACGGCGACGCAGCGAGAAAATTCGCCAAGCGCATGGGCGCCGGCGCCTTGATCGGCGGCCACCTGTTAAAGCAAAGAATGCTGCAACTGCCCGTCCCATCGGCAACCGCGGATGCCGTCCAAGACGGCCACCGCCAAGGCAAAAGCGTCGACGACATGATCGACCTGATCAGCGACGACCTCCTCGCCGAGGTCGGCACGGTCATCGCCGGCACGCCGGAGGAATGCCTGACCCAGCTCGACGTCATGCTACGCGCCGCCAAACCTTACAAATTCGACATCTTCGACATGGCCTCACCCCTTGGGCCGGATTGGGATGAAGCGATCGATCTCATCTGCCAGGAGATCATTCCGGAATTGTCAGCCGGCTACGCCGGCTGCCCCACACGCGGGTGAACTCCAACGTTATACGGATGATCAAGCTAATCGGTGATTTCGAACGTGACGGATGCGTGGCTGTCCACGACGTCTTCGCGCCCGAGCACCTCGCCGATGCGGAGTCGGTTCTGCGACTCGATTGAACTGTCTCGGGCCGGTACTCGCGATCTCCTGGAGCAAGAGTGGCGCAGTGCAATGGCGCGCACACTTCGTGAGAGGCCGTCGATTAAACTTGGTGGCGGTGAGGGTACACTTTGAGGATACCGACACGAAAAACGTTTCGCTTGCAACGGTCCAAAAGAGCGGACCTTGAATGTGATCTGAGAGAAGTCAGCGCAAGCCCAATTCGCGGCGCGCTTCGTTCAACGGCTGGAAATCGACGACTTTGGGGATAGGAATTTCACCGATGCCCTTGTCGAGACGCTGAATGATCTGAAAGTGCTCTTTCAACCCCGCGTCGCTGGCGAGGCCGTCTTTGCTGAGCGCGCGCGACACCGGCCCATAGACTTCTTCAGCCACGGCGCGCTCGATTTCCCACTCGCGCGCCATGATCTCGATGGTCTCCTTGGGCCGTTCCTTTGCGAAGGCGAGACCGCGCGACAAGCCGCGCAACAAGCGTTTCACCTGCTCGCGCTTATCGCGCAAGGTGCGATCCAGAGTGGTAAAACCGTTGGCCGGAAGGTCCGTGACGTCAGCCAACGAGAGCAGCAAGTTAAACCCCTTCTGTCTGAGAATAACGTGCGACGGCGGCACCGCTATGGTCGCGTCGATGGAGCCAGAGCTGAGCGCGGCGACCCGCACGTTTTCCGTGCCGATCAGAATCATCGTCACGTCGCGGTCGGGATCGAGCCCGTGGTGACGCAAGCCAATCCGCGTCGAAACTTCGGTGGCACCGCCAAAGGAGCTGATGCCGATGATCTTGCCTTTAAGATCTTGGAGCGTCTTGATCTGCGGCTTGGCCATCAGAAAATAGAGCGGGCTGCGCAGCGAGAAGAATAAGCTCTTCATCGGGCTGCCCTTGGCCGCGAGGCGTAGACCCGATTCAGCGAGACCGTGATACTCGATCTCACCGCCGAGCAGCGCCGAGTGCGCGATGTTGGGGCGCAGATTGGGAATCTCCAACTCCAGCCCCTCGTCGCGCATAAAGCCGCGATGGATCGCCACGTACATTGGCAAGTAGCCCATGGACTTGGCGGGGATGGCGAGCCTCACCTTCTCACTAGTCTGCGCACCGTGGGCCGAAACACCCGCGATGAGAGGAAACAGGACGCCAACGATCCATCCGATCTGTCTGATCCGACTGATCCGTCCCGCCATCGTTACATCCCGTAGAGCCTTCTCGGATTATCCGACAACATTTTCTCTACCATCGTCTTGGGCAAGTCGTCCCGTTCTCTAAACTCCGCGACCATATCTTCCTGCCGCGACGGGTCGCCGTGCGGATAGTCCGAGCCCAACACAAACGAGTCTTCGCCGATCAACGCGGCAATCCCGTTCATATCTTCGTCCGGCTCGGCGCTGACAAAGACCCGGCCCGTTTTGAAATACTCGACCGGATCTTGCGCCAGCTTGCGGCGCGCGTTATCGCGCCGGACTTGCTTGAGCATAAACGGAATCCACGCCGCGCCGGCTTCGAGAAAAGAGAAACGCAGCTTGGGAATTTTCTCAAATGCCGCCGAGCTCATGATGCTGTTGAAGCCCATTACTACCGGCAGGATCGCGCTGTAAAAATTGGTCGACGCGTCAAACAGACGCGTCAGCGCCGGGCAGCCCCAACCGAGATGCACGCAGAGCGGCAGATTAAAATCCGCTGCCACTTCGTAGAATGGAAACAAGCTCTCGTCGCCGAGCAGTTTGTCCCAGGCCAAGCCTTGCAACATGACCGCCGCCGCGCCGATCTTAGCGCAGCGTTGGATCTCTTTGATCGACGCCGCCATGTCGCGGATCGGCACCAACGCCGCGAAGCGAATGCGATTCTTCGACGCAACGGCGCACTCGCCGAGAAAAGTGTTGTAGGCGCGCAACAGCGCTGCCTCCAATTTTACGTCGTCAGCGGTGTGGGTGAGGAACAAGCTCGGAAACACCACCTGCGTGTCGATCTTGACCTTGTCCATGTCTTTGATGCGCGCAGCAACGTCCGTGATCTCCTGGGCGCCGATGGATTCGCGTTTCTGCGTCGCCGCTTCCATCAACGTCGGCGTGCGAAAAATCGTCCCGCCTTTGCCGACCATCTTCGGGTAGGTCTCGCCGTCGATCAGCCAGACGGCATTATAGCGGCCATACACCGTGTCGCGCTCGAGTTTGATCGGCAACGGCCGACGCGCCCGGAACTCTTTGTCCAACCGCTCGAACATCGCTTCGGACTCTTCCACGTGGGCATCAGCGTCGATGATCATGGGTTCTTATCCTTCCGCGGCCCTTCGCGCCCTAATCTACGCCGGAACATCTCACGGCGACTTCGAAATCGCTGTCCACCTGGCGCCGATTGATCACTTCGAATCGAGCGCCGTTGGCCAAAGTCACCATGCGCGTCTGCCCCGGTGCCAAGAAATCGTGGCAGCGCAAACCGATGCGCTCATCGCCTTCTTTGGTCCCACACTTTAGCAGGCGCACCGGCTCATGACCGGTCGGAACCGCCGCATCCACTGTATAGATCAAGAGCCCCTTGTCGCGAAACTCATCGCTTTCGGCCAACGGCTGAGCCACTTCGATAACATAGAGCTGCGACGTCTGCTCGCTCGGCAGCAAGATCATTTTCACGCCTTGCGCGGTGTCGAAGGACGTTAATGTTGTCTCAAGCTCACCAGAGGTAAAATAAACCAACTGCGATTCGTCGAGCCAGTTGAGCTTGTACTTGTGCCAACCCAAGAGATGACGGCCCTGATCGAGGTCGCACATGATGTCCCAGCAGCCCACCGGGCCGCGAAATTCGCCACTCGCCTCGGGATTGAACAGATAGAGATCGGGCAAGCCGAGCAAATGACCGGTCTCGTGGATCAGCACACGGCAACCTCGCGTGTAGGCGTCGCGACCGAAAGTAACTGCGTGATGAATCGTGCCGCTGTGAGTCGCGACGGGAATGCCGGCGCTCAGTGTCGGCGAATTGTGCAGCACCTCCTGATAGGCCGGATCGTTTTCCGGTGTTGCCGCCGCGACGACATAGGCCACCTGATATTGATCGAATCGGATCTCGTCCGTGGAAAATAGTTTCAACGCCGTGGCGATGTAGGACTGATGGGCCTGCCAGTCGTGCTTGATCGCCGCGTAATCGGCGGCGGGCCCTGGCATGCGGCGCCATTGCAGAACCGGCGTCTCGATAACAAATTCCAATCTGCCGTAGGATTCGCGCCAAAACCAATCTTCGCTATCGCCGACAATGAGCTTGACGAGCTTCTTGACGTCGTCGAGGGAACCACTTCCGACCACGTCCGGAAAATCGACAAACACCATGACCGCTTTGACCACGCCAACACCAGTCAGATCTTCGGGGCGGGGATCGTTGGTCTCGTTGAGATTGGTATTGCCGTTGTCCGGCAATTCCGGGACAAACTCGCAATCGACCTCGATGATTTCCCACACGGGCAGCCGGGCGCTCGGCTGATACGCGGCGACTACTCGATCGCCGATCTTGGCCTCCCAATAGTCGCCGCTAAAAGACTCCAGAATCGCCAGCTCTCCGGCATCGAGGGCGCGGATCCGGACCGGCTCGGCGTTGTCTCCAGGCGTGCGAAACAGCATCACCCGTTCGGCGCGCTGGTTTTCCACGACCACTGTGCACTGCGGGCCGTTTTCACTGTCAGTGTCGCGCAGACGCCATTCTGACAATTCACCGGACACGCCAAATTCACCCATCACCTCGTCGCCTGCCTTGGCCACCAAACAATCGTCGAGCCAAACTGATACGCTCTTCGTTTGACCCGGCGCCAGCGCCGCGCGGCTCTCTTCTTCGAAAGTGACGGGATCGATACGGAAAATCTCCACCCCGACCGACTTATCGTTGGTGATGGCGATGTCGACGCGCGGCACCGCGCCGCTGCCGTCTTCATTACCGATAGGTTGAGCCATGCGGCCTCCAGGAAAGACCCTCACCGTGCATCTGTATTTCCACTATGAGTCTCTTACTAAACTGTGGCGGCAGCTGACAAGTATTGCCCCGAAACCACGGCTTGATCGCCCTGGCGAATTCGTTTACCTTTGCGCGAATCGTTCGTCAGGGTTTGAGGGAACATCTCATGAGAAAATCGATCTGGACGTTAATCTTTCTTTTCGCTTGGTTTGCATCCGCACAGGCGCAGACGCCCTTCTACCAAGGCAAGACCGTCAAGGTGATCGTCGGCACGCCGCCGGGAAATCTCTACGATCTTTGGGCGCGTCTTTTGGTGCTGCACTGGGGCCGCCACATTCCCGGCAATCCAAACTTCATCGTGCAAAACATGCCTGGAGCGGGCCACGTCGTGGCCGTCAACCATCTCGCCACAAACGTCAAACCCGACGGTCTCACGTTGATCGGCTCGGTGATCCCCTCGCTCTATTTGAATCAGTTAGTGGGCCGCAAAGAAATCCAATTCGACTGGGCCAAGTTCGGCTGGATCGGCTCACCGGCCGTCGGTCCGTCGCAGATGTACATGCGCGCCGACACGCCCTACAAATCGATTGAAGAAGTGCGCAACGCCAAAGAGCCGCCCAAATGCGGCGCCACCGGAACCACGGGACCGGACTCCTACTTGCCAAAACTCTTGCAGGAAGTGGTCGGCGCCAAGTTCAGCATCATTACCGGCTACCCGGGCGGCACCGACATCGACCTCGCCGTGGAACGCGGCGAAGTGCACTGCCGCGCGTTCACGATCGAGGCTTTTTTCGGCCGCGAGCCCTACACCGGCTGGCGTAAGAAGGGCTTCGTCCGCAATCTGTTTCAGACCGGCGCCAAGCGCGACCCCAAGCTGCCCGACACACCGACGGTCAGCGAATTAATGGACCAATACAAAACCCCCGACTCCGGACGCAGGCTCTCGCGCGTGCTGCTCGCCGCCGGCGACATGGGCCGCCCGGTCTTCGGCCCGCCGAATATGCCGCGCGAAACGCTCAGGATGCTGCGCGCGTCGTTCATGCAAATGGTGAACGACCCGCAGTTTCAAGCCGATGTGAAAAGACGCGAGTGGGAGTACGACCCGGTGAGCGGCGAAACGCTTGAACAGATGGCGAAGGAAGTGACGACTCAGCCCAAGGATGTGATCGAGCGGCTGAAGAATCTCTTAGGAAACTGATTGGCTCCGCGATCGGGTCATCCGAGCGAAAGCGAATGACAACTAGCCCGAATTATTCATGCGACGGGGAAAACCCATGACACTGTGTCGATCGAAGTGGAACTCTGGAGAAGCGAAGGCATCAGGCAAATCGTTCGGTTTGATTTGCCGATGCTGGGGATTTCTCGACCTTTCCACTGCGATTCGCAGAGCAGGGCGACCGCTGGTCGCCCCTACGAGGCGGCGTCGAAGCGGATATCTGTTGCCTTCGCTCCGGAAGAGTTTCACTTCGATCGCGCCGCAGCGATGAAGAATCCGGGCTAGGGACAGGTCGCGACCTGTCCCTACTCGTGGCTTTGTTGGTTTACCCGCCCACGACTTTCCCGCCAATCGCCGCGGCGCGGTTGGCCGCCTTCGGTTTGGTATTGACCTGAATAATTCGATTGGTCCCGCTCTGGTGGATCAACAGATTACCATCGCGCGTTGGTCGCATGTGGCGCAGGATGCCGGAATAAACGTTGCCTGAGGGAATCGGCCAGCTCTGAAATTTTTCCGTCGCCGGATCGAAGCGCACCAGCGCGTCCGGGCGCTGCGCCGATTCGTTGTACCAGACGATGCCATCGACCACGGCGATCGCATAGGGGTGCGACTTCGGCCCACTCGGCGAGGCCCATTCTTTGTATTGGCCGGTTTTCGGGTCCATCTTACCGAGCCGCCCCAGGCCCGAGTTGACGTACCAAACGGTGCCATCGGCCGCGAGATCGAGACGGCGCACCGTGGTTCCCTCGGGCAGTTCGAACTGCTGAATCGCCAAGGTCTCCGGATCGATTTTCAAGACGCAGTTGCTGCCATTGCAGGACACCCAAAGATTGCCGTCAGATGCGACTTTGATGCCGTAGGGCCGGGCGTTTTTGCGCGGCACCGGCACCAACTTGATCTCGCCGGTGGAGGGAATCAGGCGGCCGATCATGTTGCTCACTTGCAGGGTGAAAAAGAGTCTGCCTTTCGAATCGAACTCCGCCGTGTGCGGGTCTTTGGCGTTGGGGTCGGGCATTTTGTACTCGGTGATTTTACCCGTCTTCGGTTCGAGCTTGCCAATGGTGCCGTTGCCATTGCCGGTGTACCAGATGTTGCCGTCGCGATCCGGCGTCACGCTGTGCGGCAGAGCTTTGTCCGGCAAGGTGTATTCCCAGACCTCTCCGGTGTCCGGCTTGATGCGACCGACAACGTTGCCGTATTGCCCGCAATACCAGATCGACCCGTCCGGCGCCTGCACTGGGTCGCGCGCGCGCTGACCTAGCTGCGGCACATGCCATTCTTTCATGCTGATCTGAAACGAGCCGGAGACTAAGTTAGGCTTGCGCTCGGTATGGGGCGGAAAGTTCGCCGCCAGGTATTCGGTGACCTTGTCGCCGGCCGGCGTGCCGTCGATCTTGATCATGGTGCCGATCAATTCTTTCCAATGCTCGCGCGTGTAGCCGGAGCTGCGCGTAATCAAATTCAAGTCATGACAGGTCGAGCACAGACCCTGCACCATCGGTTTGGCTTCGCCGTCCGGCAACTGCACCGGCTGCGCCTGACCCGCCAACGCGGCCTGCGTCAAGCAAAGCGCCATCGCCCATGCAGCCAATAATTGTTTGATCATAACTCCCCTCCAGCGCAGATCGTTGTCACAGCTTTGTACACCAATTGACTCAAGAGCGCCAATACGCCGAAGGCCTAACGGAGCTGCCCGTTTGAGCTTTACGAAACGCCGTCGTAGATTCGCCTTACACTGCAGGAGGGATGGTCATGGCACAAAACGAAATCGCACTCATCGTCGGCACTGGCCCAGGCCTGAGCGCCTCGCTGGCGCGACTGTTCAAGCGCGAAGGCATGAAAGTCGCGCTCGCCTCGCGCAGCACCGACAAGCTCGCTGGTTTAGTCAAAGAGATCGATGGCCGCGCCTACGCCTGCGACGCGAGCGATCCCAAAAGTGTTGAGAATTTGTTTCAAGCGGTGGGCCAAGACATCGGCGATCCCACCGTCGTGGTTTACAACGCCAGCGGCCGCGTGCGCGGGCCCTTCGCCGAGTTCGATCCAGAAGAGGTGCGCCAGACAATACTCGTTACATGCTACGGCGGATTTCTCGTCGGCCAGGCGGCCGCCAGACGCATGCTCAAAGCCGGCGGCGGGACAATTTTATTTACCGGCGCGTCGGCCAGCGTCAAGGGCTACGCCAACTCCGCCGCTTTCGCCATGGGGAAAATGGGATTGACAGGACTGGTGCAAAGCATGGCGCGCGAGCTGCAACCAAAAAATATCCATGTCGCTCAAGTCGTCATCGATGGCGGCATCGCTAACCCGGCGCGCCCCGAGCGCATGGCCAGCGCCGGCCCCGACGGCACCCTCGACCCGGACGCGATCGCGCAAACCTATCTACAGCTGCATCGCCAGCACCGAAGCTCGTGGGCATCGCACATTGAATTGAGGCCGTGGACGGAAAAATTTTAGGGAAACGAGAGACATCGTAAAGCGCCAACCCGCTAACTCTTCACCTTCCAGTCCGGAGCGCCGCTCGAATCTTTGAGAGCACGCGCGCCGGCAGCGGCCTAGCCGATGCAGAAGTCAAACTCGGCCGTACGCTGCCAAACGGTTTGGGCTTGAGCTGAATTGGGCTCAGCCCCCAGATGTTCGGCGAGCCGTTTCTCGGGCGCTGTCGGCTCGATCGAATTTTCATTCTAAACGGAAACTCCCGCCGTAACACTCGCTCGGCGCATGGCAGGCCGGCCTTGCGGTTGTCCTGGTTTTGTTCGAAAAAAAAACCCGCCATCTTTGAGCCAAGCCCGCTTGATCAGATCGGCGTATCGCCTGATCTGATAGTCACTCATCTCGCTCATCGAGAGCGTGTTAATCACCAGGTCGAATCGTTCGGGAAGCTGCTCGGCCATGTAGTTCGGCACGAAACGCACTCCTTGATGTGCCCGTTCGAGTCCCACAGTGGTGGCGAGGTTGGGCCAGCTTAACGAAACGTAGAGCCGCGAGAACAACAGCGATTCCGGTAAATCGATGATCGTGTACGATGCGCCCGGATAAGCTTGCATGAACCAGTGACACAAGGCGCCGTAGCCGCCGCCAATCTCTGCCACGCGAACTGCGCCACTCGTCTTCAACTTCTCGTCCAGCCAGTCCGCCAGACCCGACGCATAAACAAGATTGATCCGCTCCTGGTACGTGCAAGTATCGCTGTTGACGATCACACCGTCGACCTCATGCCCCACTTCACCTAAGAGCGCTGGAGGTGTGAACAGAAATCGCCGCGGCAAGCCGTTTGTCATCCGCCGCCAGTCTTCGATGTGGATCCGGTTCTGTTGAGCCAAGCGCTCGGCAATCTCTTGGTCCAAGGTCGCCGACAATTCCATTGTGGCGGCAGAGAATCCGTAGCCGTTACAAACCCGGTACAGACTGTAGCCACTAAAAACCTGGGCAAGCCCGCGGAAGTGAGCGAGTGTCTGGGCATCGGCTTGCGCCACGCGTTGAAACAGACGGACAAATTCGTTGGGCGCATCGTGCGACCAATTGGCATCGGGAAGCGCAAAGCGGCGGTCCACCGCATGGCGCTCGATGTAGGCCTCACGATCGCGTACCCATTCCAGCGCCTCGTCGCAGATCGCTTTGGCACGCGCCAATTGGGCAGCGCAAAGGCGCCGATTGTCGCGCAGCAGCACCGGTCGCGGCGATGGTTGCAGCATCCTGTTCATTTTCCCAGGCCGGCCCGAAGAAAGCTGTAATCCACAACCTCCTCTTGGTCGATCGGTTTTGCAACTCCCAAGGATTTTCGCGCGTCGGCGCGGCGAATCGTTTCATTGTCCAACTCGCGGCGCTTCTTGGCGCTAAATCCGCCCTTCACAAAACCGATGTTGCTCGACACAATCGACGTGATATGCACCCCGGCTCTAGCCATCGGCCATCGAACACCGGCACGCTGGCATTGGTCGCAGCGAGAATGATGTCCACTGCGGTCGCGGCCTTGCGCCGATTGCCGTAGCCTTCATGGGCCTTCCCGAATGCAAGTTGACCGTCAGCGTTGCAGTATCACGCCGAGATAAACCGCGTAAAGGACCAAGAGCAAAAACCCGCGCCGTCTTTCAATCATCCCACCGCGCAGCGGAAACGTGAATGCCACTGCCAAAAAGCCGAACACTAGCGCGACGGTGACATCGCGCCAGGCCACGGTGATCGGATAAATCAGCGCCGCAACGCCGATGATGAAAACGCCGTTGAAGATATTGCTGCCGAGCACGGTGCCGAGCCCGACTTCGTCGTGGCCGCGCATCTTGGCGATGATCGCGGTCGCCAACTCTGGCACCGAAGTGCCGACCGCCACCACCGTTGCGCCGATGACAAATTCGCCGATGCCGAGGGCGACCGCAATACCCCGGGCGCCGTTGACGATCAAATAGCCCGCGGAAACCAGCAGCGCCAAGCCAACGACGCATTCGGCAATCGCCTTGCCGAGCTTGCGCTCGCCCAAGACATTGCCGGTGGCGCTGCGCTGGCGTTGTGCTGCGATGATCACCGCGATGAGCCAGGCGACAAAGATACAGATCAGAACAGCGCCGTCGAGGCGCGAGATCTGACCGTCCAATATCAAAACACCGGTGATCACCGGGAGCAGCAAAGCAACAGTATAGTCGCGCTTGACGCTGTCGCGCGGGCAGCGAATCGCCGCAATCGTCAGCGCCAACGCAAGGATCAACGCAACATTGACGACATTGCTGCCGAGCGCGTCGCCCAGGGCGATCTGCGGCACGTGCGCCAAGGCAGAGCTCACCGAAACCGCGAGCTCCGGGCTGGAGGTCGCAAAGGCGGCCACGGTGGCGCCGACGATGCCAGGCGGGATCCTGAGGCTGCGCGCCAAACCGACCGAACCGCGGACAAACAATTCGCCGCCCAATCCGGCGCAAACGATGCCCGCAATCAAATAGATATAGTCATTCACGGCTTTGCGGAGATGAAGCTTTGTGGAAACGATTCCTTGGCCGCGCTACTTGTACAAGCCGTCGATGTAGCCCGACTTGTCCAATTCTTGAATAAAGCGCGTGTCCATAAAGTCGCGCGGATTCACCGTGCGCGCCGCCGGGAGTTTCTTGGCGAGCTCGTCGATAAGGTCGTCGGCGCCCTCGATGCGTTCGGATTGAACAGAAGAAATAGCCATCGCGAAAATATCGATTAGCGGGGATACCGGCCTGCGCCGGTATGACAGACTGAATTAGCGGTAGAGTCCATCAATGTAGCCAGATTTATCGAACTCCTCCAAAAAGCGCGTATCAACGAAATCTCTCGCATTGGCGGTTTTCGCCGCTGGCAGTCGTTTGCCCGCTTCTTCGAAGATG from Deltaproteobacteria bacterium harbors:
- a CDS encoding putative sugar O-methyltransferase; translation: MNRMLQPSPRPVLLRDNRRLCAAQLARAKAICDEALEWVRDREAYIERHAVDRRFALPDANWSHDAPNEFVRLFQRVAQADAQTLAHFRGLAQVFSGYSLYRVCNGYGFSAATMELSATLDQEIAERLAQQNRIHIEDWRRMTNGLPRRFLFTPPALLGEVGHEVDGVIVNSDTCTYQERINLVYASGLADWLDEKLKTSGAVRVAEIGGGYGALCHWFMQAYPGASYTIIDLPESLLFSRLYVSLSWPNLATTVGLERAHQGVRFVPNYMAEQLPERFDLVINTLSMSEMSDYQIRRYADLIKRAWLKDGGFFFRTKPGQPQGRPAMRRASVTAGVSV
- a CDS encoding amidohydrolase, with translation MIIDADAHVEESEAMFERLDKEFRARRPLPIKLERDTVYGRYNAVWLIDGETYPKMVGKGGTIFRTPTLMEAATQKRESIGAQEITDVAARIKDMDKVKIDTQVVFPSLFLTHTADDVKLEAALLRAYNTFLGECAVASKNRIRFAALVPIRDMAASIKEIQRCAKIGAAAVMLQGLAWDKLLGDESLFPFYEVAADFNLPLCVHLGWGCPALTRLFDASTNFYSAILPVVMGFNSIMSSAAFEKIPKLRFSFLEAGAAWIPFMLKQVRRDNARRKLAQDPVEYFKTGRVFVSAEPDEDMNGIAALIGEDSFVLGSDYPHGDPSRQEDMVAEFRERDDLPKTMVEKMLSDNPRRLYGM
- a CDS encoding sodium:calcium antiporter, which gives rise to MNDYIYLIAGIVCAGLGGELFVRGSVGLARSLRIPPGIVGATVAAFATSSPELAVSVSSALAHVPQIALGDALGSNVVNVALILALALTIAAIRCPRDSVKRDYTVALLLPVITGVLILDGQISRLDGAVLICIFVAWLIAVIIAAQRQRSATGNVLGERKLGKAIAECVVGLALLVSAGYLIVNGARGIAVALGIGEFVIGATVVAVGTSVPELATAIIAKMRGHDEVGLGTVLGSNIFNGVFIIGVAALIYPITVAWRDVTVALVFGFLAVAFTFPLRGGMIERRRGFLLLVLYAVYLGVILQR
- a CDS encoding ABC transporter substrate-binding protein — translated: MAGRISRIRQIGWIVGVLFPLIAGVSAHGAQTSEKVRLAIPAKSMGYLPMYVAIHRGFMRDEGLELEIPNLRPNIAHSALLGGEIEYHGLAESGLRLAAKGSPMKSLFFSLRSPLYFLMAKPQIKTLQDLKGKIIGISSFGGATEVSTRIGLRHHGLDPDRDVTMILIGTENVRVAALSSGSIDATIAVPPSHVILRQKGFNLLLSLADVTDLPANGFTTLDRTLRDKREQVKRLLRGLSRGLAFAKERPKETIEIMAREWEIERAVAEEVYGPVSRALSKDGLASDAGLKEHFQIIQRLDKGIGEIPIPKVVDFQPLNEARRELGLR
- a CDS encoding SDR family NAD(P)-dependent oxidoreductase: MAQNEIALIVGTGPGLSASLARLFKREGMKVALASRSTDKLAGLVKEIDGRAYACDASDPKSVENLFQAVGQDIGDPTVVVYNASGRVRGPFAEFDPEEVRQTILVTCYGGFLVGQAAARRMLKAGGGTILFTGASASVKGYANSAAFAMGKMGLTGLVQSMARELQPKNIHVAQVVIDGGIANPARPERMASAGPDGTLDPDAIAQTYLQLHRQHRSSWASHIELRPWTEKF
- a CDS encoding MBL fold metallo-hydrolase; amino-acid sequence: MQLHSVVVVSLVAALAVLPAAHAQAPAATTLLQNSARAMGGLAALRAVNNQIVESEGKQFDSSSTQQPLGATRQISTFRYTLTRDLSQPKLRLEWDGRNSARNENVRFVEVIDGNIGMLQEGAGKQTRLHPGRMATRLREELRNPVKLVLAGLAHKGLQRRADAELDGKTHAVVSFVENGDEFRVYLDPQSHLPTQVEILESDPLEGDSNYTLRYGDWRKVGALTLPHNLRYELNGKALLEEQIKSFQNNVSFVADPFAIPDAVRQQKTDTAPIASQWILRRVAGNVSYLDFGRPPTVEWQRLADGVHKITGTGHATILVEMNYHLVAIEGPLYDMRTKPVVQSIKEKFPNKPIRYAIPTHHHLDHAGGIRAFMAEGATIVVPLNAQNFYTKVARAAHSRKPDSLERTRTGVVIESFGGGPRILTDGARRVEIHPLPTSHADDLVVVYLPGEKILIEADHISPRNGQVRTAPLVKEFVDKLDKLGLDVATIVGIHGDQASLQAARAAAKIDK
- a CDS encoding LLM class flavin-dependent oxidoreductase, producing the protein MRFGIQLYPPKTAPEMAACAKKAMAQHSFDKVWVPDHLTYENVFVILAAIVSNTLAHVGSSVVNPFIRQPVDLASSFAALAHLAGAQGVTVGIGAGSSSSDMIYKKNRVGMTWEMVLFLRAMFAGQRARLGDYPALVDFFRLDPKAEAFLRLPPARAPEIFIAAAGPKMLKMAIDIGDGLIVSNLSFPTALVQRGALDVAMQQIAAAQEARSHKFTKVLHLHVSVSRNGDAARKFAKRMGAGALIGGHLLKQRMLQLPVPSATADAVQDGHRQGKSVDDMIDLISDDLLAEVGTVIAGTPEECLTQLDVMLRAAKPYKFDIFDMASPLGPDWDEAIDLICQEIIPELSAGYAGCPTRG